TATGAATGAAACGATTCTTTCCATCTAAACGACTCCCTCACTTATACACTTACGCACTTCAACTCTTACGCACTTATATACATCCTTGGCATCCTTTTTGAGATGCCGCACATTATCTCATAGGGAACGGTGCCAGCCCACTCGGCCACCTCTTCGCAGGTTACCTTGGCACCGGACTGCGTTCCCATGAGAACGACCTCGTCATTTACGTGTGATTCTGAAAGGTCGGTCAGATCTATCATCGTCATATCCATTGTGACGCGACCCACGACCGTCACCCTCTTTCCGCGAACAAGCGTTTGGGCCTTATTAGAAAGCGCCCAGGGATAGCCATCTGCATAGCCTATGGGGATGATGCCGATGCGAGATTGTCTTTTGGTTTCGAAAGTGCAACCGTAACTTATCTTTGTCCCTGCGGGAACGGACTTTATCATCACCACTTTACTTTTAAGCATCATTACCGGCCTTGTGTGAAGCTCATCAACCACATGCTTTGCCCCTGCTCCGTAGAGAGCCACCCCCGTTCTGACCCAGTGTTCACCGGCTGTGGCGTTCGTAAAATATTCCTTTTCAACCACCGCCATGCTGTTAGCAATATGCCAGATAGGAATGGCGCCGAGTCCTGATTCCACCTGATGGACGCACTCCTTGAATTTATCCATCTGCAGGTTCGTGTACTCATGATCTTCGGCATCGGCAAAATGGGTCATGACGCCGTCGAGCCTTAAGGACGAACAGCTTTTAAGCCGATTCAAAAAGTGCGGGAGCGCGCTTGGTATAACGCCCAGGCGGGTCATGCCTGTATCTATCTTTAAATGAATGCCTATTCTCTTGCCGGCCGCCCTGGCCGTGGCCTCCAGGAATTCCAGCACCTCGACAGAATGGACCGCAGGCGTAAGATCCGCGCCGACCATCATTCCTGCGGCGGCGGTACCGATACCCATAAGACCGCCAAGGACCATGATGGGGGTCGAAACGGCAGATTCTCGGAGCTCTATCCCCTCTTCCACAGTTGCAACGCCAAGCGAGGCAACGCCCAGATCCGAAAGGACCCTGCTCACCTCTACCGCACCGTGGCCGTAGGCGTCGGCCTTGACCATCCCCATGATGCGGACGGACGGAGGAAGCGCCTTACGCAACTGCTCGTAATTGTGTTTGAGGGCCCCTAAATGAATCTCAGCGCTTGTAGGTCTGAAAAATCCCATATTTTTTTCAACTTGCCATAATGTCCAATATGCGACCTTTTCAGGGGCATGCAGGGTATTCGAGCGACCGGTGTCCGTCTTCGCTCAAACGCCCCGCCACTAAACCACGGCGGGCAGGCGCGAAGCCGGCACCTTAGCGCCCAGGCGTGGCATTTATTTAAGTGGCTGTTGGTTGCCACGCCTTCCGTGATATCGCTCTCATACCCCGCCTGCCCCTTCAAATGAAGTCGTCATTAAAGATTCTTGCGAAGAGGAGATGGGGTGTCTGTCGAGGGGCATCTGAGGACACCGCTTTCTAAGCCATATGATAGATGCGGCGTCCGAGGCTGCAGGCGTTTCGCGGCGTCTGAGCGAAACGCCGGACCCGAGACAGATACCCCATATTCTCTGAGCTGATACCTTTAACGTCGCGAAATGGACATTATGTAAAAGAACAATTGCAGTGTGCGTAACAATTTGGTAGGGATATGTCAATGATTACAATTACCTATATCGGACATGCCACAACACTCGCAGAGTCAGGCGGGAAAGCGGTTCTAACCGATCCAAACTTCAGTAGCCACGTGCTCTGTTTTAAAAGAAAAGAGCCGCTCAACTACGACCCCGGTAAACTTCCCGAGCTCTCTGCCGTGGTGATAAGCCATGCCCACAAGGACCATTTGAACATCAACAGTTTCCGTTATATCAAAGGTTCGGTCCCCGTTTTTGTTCCGGTAGGCCTTGGCAAAT
This region of Deltaproteobacteria bacterium CG11_big_fil_rev_8_21_14_0_20_49_13 genomic DNA includes:
- the alr gene encoding alanine racemase — its product is MGFFRPTSAEIHLGALKHNYEQLRKALPPSVRIMGMVKADAYGHGAVEVSRVLSDLGVASLGVATVEEGIELRESAVSTPIMVLGGLMGIGTAAAGMMVGADLTPAVHSVEVLEFLEATARAAGKRIGIHLKIDTGMTRLGVIPSALPHFLNRLKSCSSLRLDGVMTHFADAEDHEYTNLQMDKFKECVHQVESGLGAIPIWHIANSMAVVEKEYFTNATAGEHWVRTGVALYGAGAKHVVDELHTRPVMMLKSKVVMIKSVPAGTKISYGCTFETKRQSRIGIIPIGYADGYPWALSNKAQTLVRGKRVTVVGRVTMDMTMIDLTDLSESHVNDEVVLMGTQSGAKVTCEEVAEWAGTVPYEIMCGISKRMPRMYISA